From Brassica oleracea var. oleracea cultivar TO1000 chromosome C3, BOL, whole genome shotgun sequence, a single genomic window includes:
- the LOC106335060 gene encoding uncharacterized protein LOC106335060 produces the protein MPRSTRHKSSKHKDARDHSDSEKEEKKSSSSAIRVSGEKRGKEYYDNGEYYEEYTSSSSKRRRGKGGESGKEDERGESSKKSKVSSEKSSSRRRDEGDGEEVRKSSSGKHRESSRRESKDVDKDNKKSKESRSDKLYDADDHHRSKGLSDKTESKAEDQQRSLGTENHTEKRSRRKRDDHGVGDKNQDNSDDDYIKDGKHRGEKSGDKYLEDKEEDVKQISEKQREDRPTKEHHRADAKLLPDESKRKSKVQDADHGHEPDSELDGYNERERDRERGRDRDRDRDYERDRERDRDRERDRDRRDYEHDRYYGRDWDRDRSRDRDRDHDRDRTHEREKDRSSRDYYHEGRRSKSDRERDSDRDASRLDDQSGRYRERREGRKSPDYQEVVMDTRSSRAGPDGDVIKSERQPSSSVVQEENGNISDQTTKWVSSREAAELSGGSDRGTRQKASEKTPKTEDGVLGEFHGSAKASPRPMVERSPSSTSLDRRFNNNQSSARWSNEVEETGLRNNARDFSAPEDERLRADDTSQGDISFNNKANQNNSSFPPRPESRSGMSSPRVGLREDDNRANTGGRYRRGVDGMMGRGQTQSNNAWRGVPSWPAPLPNGFIPFQHVQPHGFQAMMPQYPSPSIFGVRPSMEMNHSGIPYHIPDAERFSGHMRPLGWQNMMDNSGASSHMHGYFGDMSNSAFRDESNMYGGSEWDHNRRMQSRGWESGGDEWKNRNGDASMEVSSRSAKDDNSAQVADGESPGGQTSHSENNRGKSVEAGSNLTSPAKEMDARSPKIKVEVAAEDHVAETTDKRSERFCRHYLSKLDMSVELADPELRKCISVLMGEEHQPIDDGAAVFVNLKEGGKRVPKGNSTSSLATLSLFPSQNSSLFQIAMELYKEQRVEMKGLLNVEIHRPSQASPSSLVKVDVSDSDTSQKENQEESLPVDAGLEMGTQVERSSSPIPDKSPEAVASDHIEDCEEDGKPDDGAAVDQTMDTAPEHDAVTEGDPVTLTVASPEALEAMEVEEGKVLCEDKEMEEAEEEKEVEAVEGNGDVSPKVKESLVNETDESVISQIPDATTQSTH, from the exons ATGCCGAGGAGCACGAGGCACAAATCGAGCAAGCACAAGGACGCGAGAGACCACTCCGATTCGGAGAAGGAGGAGAAGAAGAGCAGCAGCAGCGCGATTAGGGTTTCTGGGGAGAAGCGAGGGAAGGAGTATTACGATAATGGAGAGTACTATGAGGAGTACACGTCATCTTCTTCGAAGAGGAGGAGAGGGAAGGGAGGGGAGAGTGGGAAGGAGGATGAGAGAGGGGAGAGCTCGAAGAAGAGCAAGGTGTCTAGTGAGAAGAGTAGTAGTAGGAGGAGGGATGAAGGGGATGGGGAGGAGGTGAGGAAGAGTAGCAGTGGGAAGCATAGGGAGTCTAGTAGGAGGGAGAGCAAGGACGTTGATAAGGATAATAAGAAGTCTAAGGAGAGTAGAAGTGATAAGCTTTATGATGCGGATGATCACCATAGATCCAAGGGCCTCTCTGATAAAACTG AGTCGAAAGCTGAGGATCAGCAAAGGAGTCTAGGCACTGAAAATCATACTGAGAAGCGATCAAGGCGTAAGAGGGATGATCATGGAGTTGGAGACAAGAATCAAGATAACAGTGATGATGACTACATTAAAGACGGAAAACACAGAGGAGAGAAGTCCGGAGACAAATATCTGGAAGACAAGGAAGAAGACGTCAAACAGATAAGTGAAAAGCAGAGAGAAGACCGACCTACTAAAGAGCATCATAGGGCTGATGCAAAGCTCCTCCCAGACGAAAGTAAAAGGAAGTCCAAAGTACAGGATGCTGACCATGGTCATGAGCCTGACAGTGAACTTGATGGATATAACGAGCGTGAACGGGACCGCGAACGTGGTCGGGATCGTGATCGTGACCGTGACTATGAGCGAGACAGGGAGCGTGATAGGGATAGGGAACGTGATCGAGATCGTCGGGATTATGAGCATGATCGTTACTATGGAAGGGATTGGGACCGTGATAGGAGTAGAGATCGTGACAGGGATCATGATAGGGATAGGACTCATGAGAGAGAGAAAGACCGTAGTAGCCGTGACTATTATCATGAAGGGAGACGAAGTAAAAGTGACCGGGAAAGGGATAGTGATCGTGACGCGTCGCGTCTAGATGATCAAAGTGGTCGGTATAGAGAGAGAAGAGAAGGGAGGAAGTCTCCGGATTATCAGGAGGTCGTAATGGACACTAGAAGTAGCCGAGCAGGGCCTGATGGTGATGTGATCAAATCAGAGCGTCAACCTTCCAGTTCGGTTGTTCAAGAAGAGAATGG GAATATCTCAGATCAGACAACAAAATGGGTCTCCTCCAGGGAGGCGGCTGAGCTGTCTGGAGGATCAGACAGAGGTACAAGACAGAAAGCGTCTGAGAAGACACCAAAGACGGAAGATGGTGTTTTGGGCGAGTTTCATGGTTCGGCAAAAGCTTCTCCCCGCCCCATGGTTGAAAGATCTCCTTCTTCGACAAGCCTTGACCGGAGATTCAATAATAATCAGAGTAGTGCAAGATGGAGCAATGAGGTTGAAGAAACCGGCCTTAGGAACAACGCGAGAGATTTTTCAGCACCTGAGGACGAAAGGCTTCGGGCAGACGACACATCCCAGGGAGACATATCCTTTAACAATAAAGCCAACCAGAACAATTCTTCTTTTCCTCCACGACCTGAATCCAGGAGTGGCATGAGTAGTCCTAGAGTGGGCCTTCGAGAAGACGACAACAGGGCCAACACCGGTGGGCGTTATAGGAGAGGCGTTGATGGGATGATGGGAAGAGGGCAAACACAGAGTAATAATGCTTGGAGAGGTGTCCCAAGCTGGCCAGCTCCACTTCCGAATGGGTTCATACCATTCCAACACGTTCAACCTCATGGTTTCCAGGCTATGATGCCGCAATACCCATCTCCATCTATCTTTGGAGTCAGGCCTTCAATGGAGATGAACCATTCTGGTATCCCTTACCATATACCTGACGCTGAGAGGTTTTCCGGTCACATGCGTCCTCTCGGGTGGCAGAACATGATGGATAACTCGGGTGCTTCTTCTCACATGCATGGCTATTTTGGGGATATGAGCAATAGTGCTTTCAGGGATGAATCAAACATGTATGGAGGATCTGAGTGGGACCATAACAGGCGGATGCAGAGCCGTGGCTGGGAGTCTGGTGGAGATGAATGGAAAAATCGAAATGGAGATGCCAGCATGGAAGTCTCGTCAAGATCTGCTAAAGATGATAACTCGGCTCAGGTTGCTGATGGTGAGTCCCCCGGTGGCCAAACAAGCCACTCTGAAAATAACAGGGGGAAAAGCGTTGAAGCTGGGTCTAATCTAACGTCTCCTGCGAAAGAAATGGATGCGAGGTCTCCTAAAATTAAGGTGGAAGTTGCAGCTGAAGATCATGTTGCAGAAACTACTGATAAGAGAAGTGAACGTTTTTGCCGGCATTATCTCTCAAAGCTTGATATGTCGGTAGAACTTGCTGATCCTGAGCTGCGTAAATGCATCAGCGTATTGATGGGTGAAGAACATCAACCAATTGATGATGGAGCTGCTGTGTTTGTAAATCTCAAG GAAGGTGGGAAGAGAGTGCCAAAAGGCAACAGTACTTCTTCCTTGGCGACTCTTTCATTGTTTCCTTCTCAAAACAGTTCATTGTTTCAG ATAGCGATGGAACTCTACAAGGAGCAAAGAGTTGAAATGAAGGGTCTTTTAAATGTTGAGATTCACAGGCCTTCTCAAGCCTCTCCTTCAAGCTTGGTTAAAGTCGATGTGTCAGATTCAGACACATCCCAAAAGGAAAATCAGGAAGAATCCTTACCTGTTGATGCTGGATTGGAGATGGGAACACAAGTTGAAAGATCTTCATCTCCCATCCCAGACAAGTCACCGGAGGCTGTGGCCTCTGATCATATTGAAGATTGTGAGGAAGATGGAAAGCCAGATGATGGAGCCGCTGTGGACCAAACAATGGACACGGCTCCTGAACATGATGCTGTTACAGAAGGAGATCCTGTTACCTTGACCGTAGCTTCACCAGAAGCTCTGGAGGCTATGGAGGTTGAAGAGGGGAAGGTGTTGTGTGAAGACAAGGAAATGGAAGAAGCAGAAGAAGAGAAGGAAGTTGAAGCTGTTGAAGGTAATGGAGATGTATCTCCAAAGGTAAAGGAATCATTAGTTAATGAAACTGACGAGTCAGTAATAAGTCAGATACCTGATGCTACTACTCAAAGTACACATTAA
- the LOC106328994 gene encoding zinc finger protein HD1-like isoform X1, with protein sequence MFAFFMFTFSSSSSLKKHLILPKFSLTNSKNTKMYADSGLMISYMHNCPPDFQQIEDLFKSYKLSDDEMNNAFAKSTNITDYDLGEEGDLFKAPDPILEEPILAVDPLSAALTMISCGEDSSQGLCELPDLGSLQSGQELLDKAFYECEQDLMMKSAMEPSFSDVLDVKNISLITTESQDLQKSVSSENLSSMGWSQNQEAVVVQNFPDFSQLDFGYVNGMRRAFSEGDIQKLGTGHFQSPLDMIIVSCTSDDRREKLSRYRNKKSRRNFGRKIKYACRKALADSQPRIRGRFAKTEERK encoded by the exons ATGTTTGCTTTCTTTATGTTCACTTTCTCTTCCTCCTCTTCTCTGAAAAAACATTTGATACTTCCAAAGTTTTCTCTCACAAACAGCAAGAACACAAAAATGTATGCAGATTCTGGGTTAATGATCAGTTACATGCATAATTGTCCACCAGATTTTCAACAAATTGAAGACCTCTTCAAATCATACAAGCTCTCTGATGATGAAATG AACAACGCTTTTGCTAAGTCAACAAACATAACTGACTATGACCTTGGAGAAGAAGGAGATCTATTCAAAGCTCCTGATCCAATTCTTGAAGAGCCAATCTTAGCCGTTGATCCACTCTCAGCTGCTTTGACAATGATCTCTTGCGGCGAAGACTCTTCGCAAGGGCTTTGCGAGCTTCCTGATCTAGGGTCACTTCAGAGTGGCCAAGAGCTTCTTGACAAAGCCTTTTATGAGTGTGAGCAAGATCTCATGATGAAGTCAGCTATGGAGCCTTCATTCTCTGATGTCTTAGACGTCAAGAACATATCTCTGATCACCACTGAGAGCCAGGATTTGCAGAAGAGCGTTAGCTCGGAGAATTTGAGCTCTATGGGTTGGTCACAGAATCAAGAAGCAGTTGTGGTTCAGAACTTCCCTGATTTTTCTCAGTTGGATTTTGGTTATGTTAATGGGATGCGACGAGCCTTTAGTGAAGGCGACATACAG AAACTTGGGACTGGCCATTTTCAATCTCCACTGGATATGATTATTGTGAGCTGTACTTCAGATGATAGACGTGAGAAGCTGTCTCGATACAGGAACAAGAAGAGCAGGCGAAACTTCGGACGCAAAATCAAG TATGCTTGTAGGAAAGCTCTTGCAGATAGCCAACCAAGGATCCGAGGAAGGTTTGCCAAAACAGAGGAGAGGAAGTAG
- the LOC106328994 gene encoding zinc finger protein HD1-like isoform X2 gives MISCGEDSSQGLCELPDLGSLQSGQELLDKAFYECEQDLMMKSAMEPSFSDVLDVKNISLITTESQDLQKSVSSENLSSMGWSQNQEAVVVQNFPDFSQLDFGYVNGMRRAFSEGDIQKLGTGHFQSPLDMIIVSCTSDDRREKLSRYRNKKSRRNFGRKIKYACRKALADSQPRIRGRFAKTEERK, from the exons ATGATCTCTTGCGGCGAAGACTCTTCGCAAGGGCTTTGCGAGCTTCCTGATCTAGGGTCACTTCAGAGTGGCCAAGAGCTTCTTGACAAAGCCTTTTATGAGTGTGAGCAAGATCTCATGATGAAGTCAGCTATGGAGCCTTCATTCTCTGATGTCTTAGACGTCAAGAACATATCTCTGATCACCACTGAGAGCCAGGATTTGCAGAAGAGCGTTAGCTCGGAGAATTTGAGCTCTATGGGTTGGTCACAGAATCAAGAAGCAGTTGTGGTTCAGAACTTCCCTGATTTTTCTCAGTTGGATTTTGGTTATGTTAATGGGATGCGACGAGCCTTTAGTGAAGGCGACATACAG AAACTTGGGACTGGCCATTTTCAATCTCCACTGGATATGATTATTGTGAGCTGTACTTCAGATGATAGACGTGAGAAGCTGTCTCGATACAGGAACAAGAAGAGCAGGCGAAACTTCGGACGCAAAATCAAG TATGCTTGTAGGAAAGCTCTTGCAGATAGCCAACCAAGGATCCGAGGAAGGTTTGCCAAAACAGAGGAGAGGAAGTAG